In Siniperca chuatsi isolate FFG_IHB_CAS linkage group LG24, ASM2008510v1, whole genome shotgun sequence, the DNA window GAAATCACAGTCTGAGATGATGGGCAAATATATCAAGACACGTAAGAGCCATAAAGTGGCTAATGAACCAATTTTGTCAAGTCAAAGACAAATGTAATGATTTTCGATTTTTGTAATTCTTGTTATGCATGGTGTGCATTAATAGTTTTACGCAGACTGGGGTTTTACATAACAAAAACTCTGGAGGGATGAATAATCTTATTCATTGAGGCAAATCAACCCATTAGATAATGTAGACATTTTAATATGACCAAATAACATTTTGCATTAAAGAGAAACTTGGTTATGGCCACAAttaagttaaagaaaaaaaatacaagtatACTCTATGTACCCTAACAACCAAaaatagtgtttgtttttttttttaaataaacacaatgtgTAACACATGCATATCATTTTCTTTGATGATTAATATAAACCAAACACACCTTTAGTGCTTGATAATCATGTAGCTTTCAGGTGATGTGGGAACAGTCAAAAGAGGGAGCTACATATGAAtattcatcatgtttttttccatgtGTCCCTCTGCCTCATCCATCTGGGTTTCCCCCTTGAGGCAAAACAAGCACAGATATCCAccagcacctttttttttttttttttggtgtattCCTGCACTCCTACACGTTCACTTCCTGACAGCTTTTGTCCAACAGATTTTCCACAGTATCAAACAGCCAGCTGATGAGGGGCTTTGACTGAAGCCTTATTTTAAATGAGAAGTGAAAGAGAGTTCAGAGGGTTGTCCGGGAAGACATTAGAATATCAGAGAATGAATGAAACTCGGCCTCTTCCTTTCTGCTGTCGCTTTCATGTGCTGACTGATGTGCACCGCAGACATCGGTGGTTGAGAAGAGCATTCTCTGATTATGATGAATCAAAAGGGAGATGTGGCTGCAGATGGGAAAGATTTATTACGATCAAAGTGACATCTGTACAGTTTCTTTATCTTATTTATTCATGGATTACTCTTTCAAGTTTAGTCTTTTACAATAATTGCGCTTGCCCGCCTCTCTGTATCATTCTCCCTTCAGTTCGCTTAATTTCACTTGTATTAAAggttttattcatttgattAACAGAGAGGCTACACTTTTATAATCCCAAGTGGATTCTTATGCAACTCATTCATTGTATTTTACTGCATGTTCAAACAAAGCTACACAGTGTTGAAGGTCTTTTATAGAATATATGCAGAGTGGTATCTGCAGTCTGATACAGATGGTAAGAAATTGACAGATCTTCCGAGCTCTTCGAATTTTGTACATTCTTCACAAATTCCCCTCTGTcaatgttttgttcagtttttttgcACTTTACTCAGTTCACTACTTTTTCTTTGAGGTGTCATCAATCCAGGCACTCGAGAGAGCCATGATCGTTGTTCTTTCCGTGTGAGAAAAATGGAACATTTATGATCAGAAAAAAGCCAGTACACAGTACTGGAGTACACAGCCTGGAGCAGGAGAAAATGTCTCGCAATTGtcatattacagtatatttaacaaTGTTTATTTGGCAAAATGTCATTTCATAACTACGTTctcaaaaaataattacatttctttctgttGTGTTATATGTATTATTGATATATAGCAATGTGTACTGTCTATAGTAGGTTGTGCTGTGTTCATATGGTTGTTACCATATGTGTTAATATGCACTGTTACTGTGTAAACTGTCAATATGTCAAAGGGACAATTTGATAAGGTTGTGTTGAAAACCTTCCCTAGGTTAAACAGGATGGCTGAAACCTTCTTAAAGAAAATACTGTCTTGAAGTGTCAGACCTGCAGCAGCTAACTGGTCCAACTGGTCCAACTGGCCTGCCTCACTCTGCAAACTGTGTACTCATGTTGGGAAGATGTGAATTTGGCAGTGTATTTAGTTAAAtcatacatttcatttaattttagcaTTTTCTCCAGGTTACAGTTTCTTTTACTCCATTGCCCTTTGGGGTACATCTGTCTTCACTTGATAAAATAAGGGACATAAGATCTAATCTTTAAGTCAACTGTCACTCCATTCATGTAAAAGTACTAAGTGggacacaaataaaaatctcTCTGACCCTGGCCAGGTCATTTTTAGACATAGGCGAGTTAGGCGGTCGCCTAGGGAACCACCAGCTGGAGGGTCGACAAAGAAAAGGAGTTTTTTGTGACTATTCTCAGAAATCCAGTCTACTTTTAAAAGGCTTGTAgcctacattagccgctactaacATAACACATCTGAATCTTCAACAGAACTGTCTGCAGTCAAGTTGcgttgtgggaaatgtaggtgccaggtttttaCAAAgtagaagaatgcatggaataataAAAGGTgacatctctggttctgctgcattgattttgatcccttttttaaaaaattgtcaaaattgtaAAAGGTTCTCTTTTCTTCACAGAAAGCTATTCTGCTGTGAAGCAGATCTGAATTGTTACCAAGTTTCTTATGTTACATATCATAACCCTATTTTGATTATAATTAAGGATAAGACTTAAAACAAGGGGGCTAGTGCgcatgtaaacatactcatTGACAGAAAAGGTCATGTTTTGTTGATGACATTACACAGACCAGAAGTTGAATGTagtttttatgcagatgatacaatCTTGTATTCACATGGCTCTGCTCCAACCCAAGCCATGTCTAGATTACAATTTGTATCTTACATCTACATAAATGTCTGCTACTAAAGCTGCATCAATATATCACTTCTCTACTCAAATTTAAAACTACTGTTCATCAGAGCAGATCTCAGGACTGGCTAACTCTCGACGCCCCACCAGTAAATACTGAAGTTGGGAAGACTACCTTCCAGTACTTTGCACCATAGAAATGGAATGATGATGattgtttctgatgctgtttatacatgcttgtgtgtgactgtctgtgttttgttgtgtctctgttgCAAAAAAGAGCTTAAATGCAATGAGACTTCCTGATTGAAATaaaggctatatatatatatacatacatatatatatatatatatatatatacaagaTCAGTCCCCCTGAGGCACCACTGGATGTCTGGCCAGAAATGGCCCTGTCCTTGGTGAAACATACAGGACAGCACAAGGGACTACAAAAAGTGCAAGAAACAAGACAGTACACAGGAATATGAAATGCACAAGACAGTTACAGTAATGTACCAGGCAGAGGTATTAACTAGCAGCAAATAAGTTAACTTGTAGCAGCATATAAAATTTGTGGATATATGCAAACATGGCATCAGCAACCCCCCAACCAACTAATgcaatgcacacatgcatgaaagaaaggaaagaaagataCAGTTCGTTAAGTTCATAAGCAACTTTTTCAGCCAGTAGCTAGAGAGTCTGATGTGTTTGGTTGGTTTGAGGGCTGATTTAACTCAGATTTAATGGTGactttttctcactctctgtgttgttttcttgtctttttttaacgCCGCTTTCTTTCCATTCTGGCTGTTTTTCCAGgtatgtgctgctgctgttcactCTGTTCTTCGTCCCGGGAGTGGTGATGATTGTAGCCTACGGTCTGATCTCCAGAGAGCTCTACCGAGGCATTCAGTTTGAGCTTGGCCAGAACAGAGAGACCACCGGTGAGATGCATCATAAATTCAATCCAAACTGCAAAAAGCTTTTTGTTCACCGTGATATAACTCAAAATGTGGATGAAAACAtctatttcactttttataGACCTGTATGAACCTGCAGTGAATTACAtcagaaagacaggaaacagcaaGTTTTATCAAAGATCCGGTAAAATATAACTGCCAGTAATGACACAATTGAATTCCAATTGAATACTTGCCTGTTTCAATGGGGTTTTTTGTGAATGGTTTTATGTTATGCACTCTCTAATAGACACAAACCACCATTCTCAGGCAATACAGGCAAACAAATAATGCAACATAACTGCAAAGggagatgtgtttgttttgcctcAAGCAtagaatgacaaatatttttgcTACCTACAGGTTCTGCACCTGCTACATCCAAAAATACACTTCTTCTTAGTTATCCTAATACCTACTCTACTTGTTTTAATGTTGGAATTTCTCCATGGCCTTACAGCTGGTATTTGCCAtagaaaaggaaaaacctgTGAAGGATAGCTGAAATATGGTCCCTTCAGGTGAATTATAACTGCTGTTGTAACTGTGTGCATCAGGAGCACCAGTTTCCATGGAGTCCAGTCTTGTGTGTGATTCATCAAGGTTGAGATGATCTGAAATAGCCTTTGGTAATCTGTAAACATAGTGTTATATTTCTTTGGGATGGAGAAAAATAATGAACTTCCATCCTTGGCGTTAAGTCAGTGTTTCATGcctttaaaggataggttcacaatttttcaagtccgTCTTTAAACAATTGTCAAGTGCCttaaacaggttttgcttgctgtaatcattcctgttcatactggccattaaaagatcctTTTTCACTGTACATACAGGCATCTGACtattttaagacagacttgaaaaattgtgaacctatcctttaatacTTGGCATTTACATTATGTTGAATTCCAACAAAACTCTCCAAATGTAAACTTTCTGACCCTCTACAGGCAAGAGGAACGGTGTAGGAAGGGCTGTCGCAGGGTCGAATGATGATGACGATGGTTGCTACATCCAGGTATCTAAAAAACCCTCATCTGCTGTGGAGCTCCCCACCCTCTCTGCCTCATCTGGGGCCACCCAGGCCAAACCTGAGCGTGCCCGCAGCAACACCTCAGAAGCAAAGCTGCAGGCCAAGAGGCGAGTCATCCGCATGCTGATGGTGATTGTGGCGCTCTTCTTCATCTGCTGGATGCCCCTGTACTCAGCCAACACCTGGAAGGCCTTTGACCTGAAATCAGCCTCCAAAGCCCTGTCAGGAGCGCCCATCTCCTTCATCCACCTGCTGTCCTACACCTCCGCCTGTGTCAACCCCGTCATTTACTGCTTCATGAACACGCGCTTCCGCAAGGTCCTGCTGTCCACCTTCGCCTGCTGCTGCCGCAACTGGCTTTGTCGCCAGTGCTGGTGGTGCAGGAAGAGGGAGGCAGGAGAAGACGGCATCACCGCCTCCTCCATGGCCACGTCGATGGCCACCTCCATGTCCAAGTTCAGCTACACCACCGTCAGCACCACCGGCACCTGCTGAGCCTCGAGGAGAGCTGGGTGGCTGTCGGGCAGCGGTTACTGTGCGCACCATCTGTTTTTTCAATCTTGTTTTTCACTCTTCATCGTAATATGCTATGAGTCATGTGCTGAGCAATATCGCTGCCCTCGTTTATGAAGCCTTTTTAAAAGGTCTTCTTCAAATTCTGTGTGCATGGTTGCAGAATGTGAGGCGGGGAAAACGCTGTTTCAGTTTGGTGacattctttttcttctgtttaattGGCAGCATCCGCTTTGTTGCATCCTGAAGA includes these proteins:
- the cckbra gene encoding cholecystokinin receptor-like, coding for MALQAVNVSVVEVSAGCVDYNISCTNSSVPPRPATRTREMDSLRILLYSFIFLLSVFGNLLIIVVLMLNKRMRTVTNSFLLSLAVSDLMMAIFCMPFTLIPNILEDFIFGGAMCKTVSYFMGISVSISTFSLVAIAIERYSAICNPLKSRSWQTRSHAYRVIAATWVVSLLIMVPYPVFSVLRSFPKSNGTVGHMCRLDWPSQQAEQTWYVLLLFTLFFVPGVVMIVAYGLISRELYRGIQFELGQNRETTGKRNGVGRAVAGSNDDDDGCYIQVSKKPSSAVELPTLSASSGATQAKPERARSNTSEAKLQAKRRVIRMLMVIVALFFICWMPLYSANTWKAFDLKSASKALSGAPISFIHLLSYTSACVNPVIYCFMNTRFRKVLLSTFACCCRNWLCRQCWWCRKREAGEDGITASSMATSMATSMSKFSYTTVSTTGTC